From Polynucleobacter sp. MWH-P3-07-1:
CTCCAGGTGACTTAGTATTCTTTAATACTACTGGTGAAAAATATTCCCATGCAGGCATTTATGTAGGTCAAGGGCGTTTTGTTCATGCGCCCAGTGCCGGTGGTACGGTGCGGTTAGAGCAAATTGAGAGCCCTTACTGGGCAGCACGCTTTACAGAAGCGAGAAGGTTTACCCTCTCAAATCAGCGCACCAATTAAAACGGCTCGTAGCCACCAGAGGAATAGCCAATGGATCCTAATGCTAAGTTATCGAACTTGGTATACGGACCTTGCCAGCTCAGGCGGATTGTCCCAATTGGACCATTACGCTGTTTGCCGATGATGATCTCTGCCATACCTTTATCTGTGGTGGTATCCGGGTGATAAACCTCATCACGATAAATAAACATGATCAAGTCAGCATCTTGCTCGATCGCTCCAGACTCTCGCAAGTCAGACATGATAGGGCGCTTGTTAGGACGTTGCTCAAGACCACGGTTTAACTGAGACAGAGCAACTACAGGGCATTGCAATTCTTTTGCAAGCGACTTTAGTGAACGGGAGATCTCAGAAATTTCAGTAGCTCGGTTTTCAGAACTGGAGCCACCACTACCACTCATCAGTTGCAAATAGTCAATCACGACCAAACCGAGTGTGCCACCAAAGTTTCTGGCAATCCGTCTAGCGCGTGCACGCAATTCCAGACTTGATAAAGAGCCCGTTTCATCAATCAGAATTTGGGTATTACTGAGGCGGGCAATGGCATCAGTCACACGAGGCCACTCATCGTCTTGCAATTTGCCAGTTCGCATCCGGCTTTGATCTACCTTGCCTACTGAGCCAAGTAAACGAGAGGCCAATTGCTCACCCGACATCTCCATTGAGAAGACTACGACTGGCAAACCTTCAGAAAGCGCTACATTCTCAGCGATATTCAATGCAAAAGCCGTTTTCCCCATTGAGGGTCTGCCGGCCACAATCACCAAGTCACCTTTTTGCAAACCACTAGTTTGCTTATCTAAATCAATAAAGCCTGTAGCAATACCAGTAATGTCGCTACCGCCTTGACGGTTATATAACTCGTCGATGCGTGCAACAACGGATTTCAGCAAGGGCTCAATCTCGAGCCAATCGTTTTTACGATTGCCTTCTTCACCGATCTGCAAAATGCGTGACTCTGCTTCATCCAGCAAAGTTCTCACCGATCGTCCTTCAGGCACAAAAGCCGAATTCACAATCGCGTCGGAGACTTCGATTAAGCGTCGCAGAATACTACGATCACGCACGATATCAGCGTAACCCTTGATATTGGCCGAGCTAGGTGTGTTCTGCGCTAGAGAATTCAGGTAATCAATACCCACCAGATCACCACCCTGCTCTGCCTTTACGGCATCGTGCACGGTAATCACATCAGCTGGTTGATTCTCACCAATCAGACGTGCCAGCACCTTGAATACCAAGGCATGTTCAGGACGGTAGAAATCTTGATCTGTTAACACACCACCTAAGCGGTCCCAGGCGGTGTTATCGAGTAGTAGACCGCCGAGCAATGATTGCTCGGCTTCTACAGAGTGAGGCGGGACTTTTAAAGCCTGCAGGGCTGAGTCCCCAGAACCCGTCATGCCAGGATTCAGCGTAACGGAACGTGAGCGGGATTCAGCCATGAGGCTAGTTTACAGTTCTAAAACTTAAGCTTGCTCGCCAATGACACGAATGGTGATATCAGCCACTACATCGGTATGAACTGCAACCGCTACTGGGTGATCACCAACCATTTTCAATGGGCCAGTAGGCATACGAATAGATGATTTTTCGATCTCAAAACCTTTGGTCTTCAAAGCATCAGCGATGTCATGGTTAGTGACTGAGCCAAACAAACGTCCATCCACACCTGCTTTTTGACCGATTTCCAAAACAAGATCTTTCATCTTGACGCCAACCGCTTCAGCAGCAGCCAATTTCTCAGCAGCTAACTTTTCCAATTCAGCACGACGTACTGCAAAGTCAGCAATCGCAGCTTCAGTAGCACGACGGGCTTTACGTTGTGGGATCAAGAAATTGCGAGCGTAGCCATCTTTAACACGAACAACGTCGCCAAGATTGCCCAAATTGGTTACTTTTTCTAAAAGAATAATTTGCATAATGGGCTCCTAATTATTTCTTGTGTTGATCTGAGAAAGGTAACAGAGCCAAGAAACGGGCACGCTTGATAGCGGTGTCCAATTGACGCTGATACTTTGCTTTTGTGCCTGTCAAACGTGCAGGGGTGATCTTTGCATTCTCAGCAATGAAGTCCTTCAAGGTGTCGACATCTTTGTAATCGATCTGCTCAACACCAGCAACGGTAAAACGGCAATAACGCTTACGCTTGAACAATGGGTTCTGAGCGGGCTTCTTTTTGAAATCGGGTTTCTTTCCAAACGCCATGATGATTCCTCTTTAATCTTTCAATTGAATATGGGTAATGTGGAAAACGAGTCTTTGATTACGTAAGGTCTTGGGGGCTAAAAATCCTTCAAACACTGCCTCGATTCCTAAATCCATTTGCTCTATACCCTTTTGAATTGGGCCAATTGCAATGGCTTCGACACTCATCTGAATTTTCCGCGCTACTCCTACTTCGTTAGCTTCACCAGCATGTTCTAGCTGGCAATGCATCACTGGTATTCCAGCGGGGGTAAATCGAATTGCGTCTTTAGCAACCAAGCGTGCAGTAAGGGTGAAATGATTCAACGCCGTTCCGCCACTCTATTTCGTTTCGTAGTCTCTGCTTTCCTCTTCAAATTTCTTACTTAGACAGCCACTTCTGGCACATCGGTATGAGCTTGTTTGCGCGCTTCTTCACGCTGCACTTCTTTCATCATGATGGAAGGCTCTGTTTCAGCTTTCTTAGTCTTGATGATGAGGTGGCGCAAAACAGCATCATTAAATTTGAACGCATGCTCAAGCTCTTCCAGAGTTTTCTGGTCGCACTCAATGTTCATGCAAACGTAATGGGCTTTAGCAAGTTTGTCGATCATGTAAGCCATCTGACGACGACCCCAATCTTCAATACGATGAACTTTGCCGCCGCTGGCAGCTAAGGTTGCCTTATAGCGATCAATCATCGCTGGCACTTGCTCGCTTTGGTCCGGATGGACGATAAAGACGATTTCATAATGACGCATCTAACACTCCTTTAGGGTAAAGCCACCTGGGCGTCTTGCTAAGTTCGGATGGTTGTAGAACTTAGCGACCAGTGTGGCAAGGTAGTAACAAATTGTAGGTAAACCTAAAACTCTCACCTGATTTCAGGCAAGACCGCTATTCTAGCAAAAAAATCCTGCCAAGTCAGAGATTTAGCGCTCCCGCCCTGTAAATGGGCAGCATTTAAAGCCAACTGCAGTGCGATCCTTGCTTTAGGGCTTGAAAGCTTGCCGGCTGCCGCAAAGCCGGGCTCGTCCTTTTCAGGAATATTGGGATAAACCGATCCCGCACCTGTTCGAGTGGTTCGCACAATAGCAATGCCCTGCTCAGCTGCAAGCCCTAAAGCGGACTTCCAAGCATCATGAAAGCCGCCCAAGCCCGAACCTGCAATGACTAAGCCCCTGACATCGGTTTTGAGCCAATGGGCAATAGATACCTCTCTGGCACCTGCATGACTGGTCAAAATTTCTACCCAGGGCCAAGCATCAGCAGTTGGAATAGGGAAATCCTCTGGAAAGGTCGCTAGGGTTTCCCTAACCATCGATAGCCAAGAGGGATTGACTAGGTGCATGGGGCTTGAGGATGAATCCTGAATCGGTGCATGAAGAGCGCTACTGTGCCGCTTTGCGAGATCGGCAGCCAGACAAACCTGGCCTGCAAACACGCCATAAACCCCGCCCGGGGCATTATCCAAGGGGGTAGCAGCCCAGAGAATCGCAGCCATCAGATTCTTAGGGCCATCCGCACCAGGAGCATTTGCAGGCAACATCGCACCGGTCAGAACAACCCGCTTACCCAAGGTTGATGCAAGCTTGCTGCAGGTGGCCTGGAGAAAGACTCCCGTCTCCTCAAGAGTGTCGGTACCATGGGTAATGACGATTCCTGAGACTTGGGTATTGGTAAGGGACTCCCTTACTGCATTGCCCAACTGGGTTAGCAGATCCTCACTCAGATTCCGACTATTGATGTTGGCAAGCTGACGGGAGATCAGCTGAACTCCCTCCGGAAGACCCGGCTTGAGGTGGCTCAGCAGCACGTCTACCCCCAATTGCCCAGCCTCATACTGGAGGGGGTTTCCAGAGGGATTAGAGGCTAGCCCAGCGATGGTACCCCCCATTCCAAGAATCAGAATATGAGGAGAATTTGCGCTACCTGTGGTTTTTGTGCTCATGGTTCATTATCCCGCTTCCCAAATTCTCTTGAATTGTCTAAAACTGCTGTATACAATCACAGCATGGACATAAATACAGTCGATTTCCCTGAAGAGCTAGCCGCCCTCCCTAAACTCACTCCCCGCCAAAGTGAGATCTTGGATCTCATTACCAGCGCGATCGAGGAAAGTGGTTTGCCACCTACTCGTGCAGAAATTGCAACCCGTCTGGGTTTTGCCTCTGCCAATGCAGCTGAAGAACACTTACGTGCTTTAGCTCGTAAAGGTTATGTTGAGTTGAGTCCCGGCACATCTCGCGGCATTCGCATTCCACAACGCTTCAATCAGTCGCATAGTCAATCGCGTCCGCATCAAATGTCTTTACCTTCAGGTGCATTACAACAGCTGACTCTGCCGCTCATTGGTCGCGTTGCTGCTGGCTCCCCCATCATGGCGGTTGAGCATATCGAGAAGCACGTACCCATTGACCCTAGCCTATTTAGCAAAGGTGCTGATTACTTACTCAAAGTGAAAGGCATGAGTATGCGCGATGCCGGTATTTTGGATGGAGATTACTTAGCAGTGCGTAAAACTACCGAAGTGCGCAATGGCGATATTGTGATTGCCCGCCTCGACGATGAGGTTACTGTTAAACGTTGGCAACAAAAGAAAACTGCCGATGGCATGGTCATTGAACTCCAGGCAGAGAACCCAGATTTCAAAAATATTCTGGTGGACTCTCGGCAAGCAAACTTTGCCGTTGAAGGTCAGGCAGTAGGATTGATTAGAGCTGGCGGCCTTTAAGACAAGCCTACCTTAGCAAGCAAAAAGGCCTCGTTAGAGGCCTTTTGTTTCACTACTTCGCAGCTTGTATTAACGCTTAGTAGGAGAAATCACATTCGCGTTCTTCGGGGATGAAGTGATCACAATGATTGTCTTAGGCCCACTAAATGAGCCTTCAGAAACTTCGACCGTTGCCGTTCTGTCGCCTTTAGTGAATACCAAAATACTGGTCTTGGCTTTGACTGCGCTCACAGTATTCCAGCCAGCTTTGGGGTACTCGGACTGAAAGAATGCATACACATCTGTTGCCCCTTGCAAAGCGTTAATGACAGCTCGCCCAACCCATTGATCACCACCACCGATGATGATGGACTCTGCGCCGACAATTTTGGCGCCTTGAGGCAAAGGCATATCGCCCAAGAGTTGAGTCTGCACTTCCTGAACTTCGGCGGGCGTGCCGCTGGGCGAATCACCGGTTGCGCAACCAAACAATAGGAAGGCTAATAAAACCGAGGATCCGACTTTGATCAATCTGAATACAGTCATGTTTTGCTCTTTTCAGTTATTTTTACTACAGTGCCTTAACTTACAGCAACTATAAGTATTTTAGGTGAAGCCACTATTTCGTCAAGGGAAATAGATGGAGGCGCGTGAGGGAATCGAACCCCCGTACGAAGCTTTGCAGGCTCCTGCCTAACCACTCGGCCAACGCGCCAAACTTGAATCAAAAATGGGAAGCTTTTCAGGGCTTCCCATCAAAATTGGAGCGGGAAAGGAGGTTCGAACTCCCGACCTATACCTTGGCAAGGTATCGCTCTACCAGCTGAGCTATTCCCGCATAACAGGGCAGTAGTTTAACAAACAATCGCCAAGAGAGCATTATTTCATTTCAAAGCAGATAGTCCAGAGCTTTAATCAGCCCTGCCACTCAATTGCGGTAAGGCTTTCTGCAGATAATAGAACATGGACCATAAGGTTAAAAAGGCGGCGATCCAAATCAGCCAAGTTCCAAGCCGAGCGCAATTGAGCCAACCAAAAAGGGTGTCATTGAGGAGTAAAAACGGAATCGCGATTAACTGTGCAGTGGTCTTAAGCTTGCCAACCAAATGCACCGCCACACTTCTGCCAGCACCTAAGAGTGCCATCCATTCACGTAGAGCCGAGATCGTAATCTCTCGTCCAATAATGACCAGAGCCACCCAGACCTGAACACGATCCATATTCAGTAAAACCAGTAATGCTGCAGCCACGATCAACTTATCCGCGACGGGATCCAAGAATTGTCCGAAGGCCGACTCTTGCTTCATCTTTCTGGCTAAATAACCATCCAACCAATCGGTTACTGCCGCTGCAACAAAAATAATCGTTGCAAAAAGATTTTGGTCGAATGGAGATAGCCAAGAATTCGGTAAGTAGAAAATGGCTACCAACAATGGAATGGCGGCAACGCGCAACCAGGTTAAAGCGATTGGTAGATTAAAGGGCATCGTGTAAGCATAAACCAATGCGAACCAGCTGTAGCAGGACCCTAGAAATTAATGCAGTTGCCGATAGATTTGCTCGGCTAGGGTCATCGAGATTCCATCTACTCCAGCAATTTCTTCAATGGTAGCGCC
This genomic window contains:
- the dnaB gene encoding replicative DNA helicase — encoded protein: MAESRSRSVTLNPGMTGSGDSALQALKVPPHSVEAEQSLLGGLLLDNTAWDRLGGVLTDQDFYRPEHALVFKVLARLIGENQPADVITVHDAVKAEQGGDLVGIDYLNSLAQNTPSSANIKGYADIVRDRSILRRLIEVSDAIVNSAFVPEGRSVRTLLDEAESRILQIGEEGNRKNDWLEIEPLLKSVVARIDELYNRQGGSDITGIATGFIDLDKQTSGLQKGDLVIVAGRPSMGKTAFALNIAENVALSEGLPVVVFSMEMSGEQLASRLLGSVGKVDQSRMRTGKLQDDEWPRVTDAIARLSNTQILIDETGSLSSLELRARARRIARNFGGTLGLVVIDYLQLMSGSGGSSSENRATEISEISRSLKSLAKELQCPVVALSQLNRGLEQRPNKRPIMSDLRESGAIEQDADLIMFIYRDEVYHPDTTTDKGMAEIIIGKQRNGPIGTIRLSWQGPYTKFDNLALGSIGYSSGGYEPF
- the rplI gene encoding 50S ribosomal protein L9 codes for the protein MQIILLEKVTNLGNLGDVVRVKDGYARNFLIPQRKARRATEAAIADFAVRRAELEKLAAEKLAAAEAVGVKMKDLVLEIGQKAGVDGRLFGSVTNHDIADALKTKGFEIEKSSIRMPTGPLKMVGDHPVAVAVHTDVVADITIRVIGEQA
- the rpsR gene encoding 30S ribosomal protein S18; amino-acid sequence: MAFGKKPDFKKKPAQNPLFKRKRYCRFTVAGVEQIDYKDVDTLKDFIAENAKITPARLTGTKAKYQRQLDTAIKRARFLALLPFSDQHKK
- the priB gene encoding primosomal replication protein N, which codes for MNHFTLTARLVAKDAIRFTPAGIPVMHCQLEHAGEANEVGVARKIQMSVEAIAIGPIQKGIEQMDLGIEAVFEGFLAPKTLRNQRLVFHITHIQLKD
- the rpsF gene encoding 30S ribosomal protein S6; translation: MRHYEIVFIVHPDQSEQVPAMIDRYKATLAASGGKVHRIEDWGRRQMAYMIDKLAKAHYVCMNIECDQKTLEELEHAFKFNDAVLRHLIIKTKKAETEPSIMMKEVQREEARKQAHTDVPEVAV
- a CDS encoding asparaginase, encoding MSTKTTGSANSPHILILGMGGTIAGLASNPSGNPLQYEAGQLGVDVLLSHLKPGLPEGVQLISRQLANINSRNLSEDLLTQLGNAVRESLTNTQVSGIVITHGTDTLEETGVFLQATCSKLASTLGKRVVLTGAMLPANAPGADGPKNLMAAILWAATPLDNAPGGVYGVFAGQVCLAADLAKRHSSALHAPIQDSSSSPMHLVNPSWLSMVRETLATFPEDFPIPTADAWPWVEILTSHAGAREVSIAHWLKTDVRGLVIAGSGLGGFHDAWKSALGLAAEQGIAIVRTTRTGAGSVYPNIPEKDEPGFAAAGKLSSPKARIALQLALNAAHLQGGSAKSLTWQDFFARIAVLPEIR
- the lexA gene encoding transcriptional repressor LexA, with the translated sequence MDINTVDFPEELAALPKLTPRQSEILDLITSAIEESGLPPTRAEIATRLGFASANAAEEHLRALARKGYVELSPGTSRGIRIPQRFNQSHSQSRPHQMSLPSGALQQLTLPLIGRVAAGSPIMAVEHIEKHVPIDPSLFSKGADYLLKVKGMSMRDAGILDGDYLAVRKTTEVRNGDIVIARLDDEVTVKRWQQKKTADGMVIELQAENPDFKNILVDSRQANFAVEGQAVGLIRAGGL
- the pgsA gene encoding CDP-diacylglycerol--glycerol-3-phosphate 3-phosphatidyltransferase, which codes for MPFNLPIALTWLRVAAIPLLVAIFYLPNSWLSPFDQNLFATIIFVAAAVTDWLDGYLARKMKQESAFGQFLDPVADKLIVAAALLVLLNMDRVQVWVALVIIGREITISALREWMALLGAGRSVAVHLVGKLKTTAQLIAIPFLLLNDTLFGWLNCARLGTWLIWIAAFLTLWSMFYYLQKALPQLSGRAD